The DNA sequence TGAATCCCTAGTCTTTCCGCCCAGAACCGATAGGTCACCACCTGGCAGGACAGCAGCGATGCCAGGTAGTACTCGACGGGATTGGGTGCTGTGTTCTGCCCGCCGAGGCTTGGCGGCTCGTCGACGTGGACGCGGTACTTGCCCAGGGTGATCTCGCTACCGACCGTGCCCTCTGGTTGGGCGGACGCCTTGAACACCACCGTCGCGGCGCTTGGCTTGTCGGCGACCGCCTGTCGGGTCGCATCGGTGATCGCGTTGAGGGACGTTGTCGAGGCAGTCACGCGCGGTGACATTAGTCGGGTAACCGCCGCGCCGGGAGGGTTGCGTCCGTGGTGAATCCAACGCTGCGGAAACGTAGGAATGTTTAAAAGGATAGATATCCTCTAAATTGGAGTTGTGGCTGACAGAGAAACGCTTCCGCTGGCTGGGCGCCGGGATGAAGACCTTCCCGGCCACTGGCTGCTGGCACGGTTGGGTAAGCGCGTACTGCGCCCGGGCGGGCGTGAACTGACCACCCGGCTCTTGGCCGCCGGGAAGGTGACTGATGCCGATGTGGTCGAACTCGGGCCCGGGCTGGGCCGGACTGCGCGCGACATCGTGGCGCTGCACCCGCGGTCCTATATCGGTATCGATGACACCGCGGCGGCCACGGAATCGGTGCGCAATGTCGTCGCATCGTGTGGTGGGCGCGTGATTGTCGCGGACGCCGCCAGTACGGGTCTGCCCGACGCCAGCACCGACGTCGTCGTGGGCGAGGCGATGCTGACGATGCAGAGCGACAAGGCCAAGCGGGCCATTGTGGACGAGGCATACCGGGTGTTACGGCCGGGCGGGCGGTACGCGATTCACGAGCTCGGGCTGACACCGGACTCCGTGGACGCGGCCACTAAGGACGCGATTCGCGGGGCTCTGGCCCGCTCGATCAAAGTCAACGCACGGCCGCTCACCGTGGCCGAGTGGAGTGAGCTGCTCCGTGCCTCGGGATTCGAGGTGGTGAGCACCGACCGGGCGGCGATGGCGCTGCTGCGCCCGCGGCGCGTCATCGCCGACGAGGGCATTATCGGAGCCCTGCGGCTGGTGAAAAACGTTCTCCTGCATGGTGGCGCGCGCAAGCGAGTGCTTGCCATGCGCCGTACATTTCGTGAACACAGCGACGCGCTGACGGCGGTCGCGGTAGTCGGCGTCCGGCCCCAATGACCGGTAACCGCAAAGCGGGCCAACAGCGCGACCGGGTGCTCGGGCTGTTGCGGGAGGCGCCGCAGCCGGTCGGCGTACAGCACATTGCCGATAGTCTGCGGATCCACATCACCACGGTGCGCTTCCACCTCAAGACCCTGGAAGAGCAGGGGCAGATCGTCCGGCGCGGTGGCAGTGCCGGCCAGAAGGCAGGCAGGCCCAGCCTCGCTTACGCGATCGCCCCACGGCTCGACTACGCCGATGTCGTGTCGCTTTTCGCAGTCCATCTCGGTGGC is a window from the Mycobacteroides salmoniphilum genome containing:
- a CDS encoding OsmC family protein, which produces MTASTTSLNAITDATRQAVADKPSAATVVFKASAQPEGTVGSEITLGKYRVHVDEPPSLGGQNTAPNPVEYYLASLLSCQVVTYRFWAERLGIQVDSLSASAEGDLDVRGFFGLDDSVRPGFQQIRVTVTVSGPDSDERYRELHEAVDAHCPVLDLTTGSTPVHTQLITRPRS
- a CDS encoding class I SAM-dependent methyltransferase, with the protein product MADRETLPLAGRRDEDLPGHWLLARLGKRVLRPGGRELTTRLLAAGKVTDADVVELGPGLGRTARDIVALHPRSYIGIDDTAAATESVRNVVASCGGRVIVADAASTGLPDASTDVVVGEAMLTMQSDKAKRAIVDEAYRVLRPGGRYAIHELGLTPDSVDAATKDAIRGALARSIKVNARPLTVAEWSELLRASGFEVVSTDRAAMALLRPRRVIADEGIIGALRLVKNVLLHGGARKRVLAMRRTFREHSDALTAVAVVGVRPQ